In one Sphingobacterium daejeonense genomic region, the following are encoded:
- a CDS encoding uracil-DNA glycosylase has translation MSERFDSSWDSIIKPLFQTSKLQELSEFVRNERSLHQVFPSADLVFNAFRLTPLNNLKVVILGQDPYHNDGQAHGLSFSVPAGIAIPPSLRNIYTELVTDIPGFKYPNHGNLSKWAEQGVLLLNATLTVRAHEAGSHQKKGWEFFTDEIIKSIFRPSRKCCFSYFGEVMQSRNRL, from the coding sequence ATGTCAGAACGTTTCGATTCATCTTGGGATTCTATTATAAAACCATTATTTCAGACTTCAAAACTACAGGAGCTCTCAGAATTTGTGAGGAACGAGCGGAGTTTACATCAGGTTTTTCCGTCGGCAGACTTGGTTTTCAATGCTTTTCGGCTGACTCCGTTGAACAACCTGAAGGTTGTAATTTTGGGTCAGGATCCTTATCATAATGATGGTCAGGCGCATGGTCTATCGTTTTCTGTTCCTGCTGGGATTGCAATTCCACCAAGCTTGAGAAATATTTATACTGAATTGGTTACGGATATCCCGGGGTTCAAATACCCTAATCATGGTAATCTTAGCAAATGGGCAGAACAAGGTGTCTTATTGCTGAACGCCACGCTTACTGTTAGGGCACATGAAGCTGGTTCTCACCAAAAGAAAGGTTGGGAATTTTTTACCGATGAGATTATAAAATCCATTTTCAGACCAAGCAGAAAATGTTGTTTTTCTTACTTTGGGGAAGTTATGCAATCAAGAAATCGGCTCTGA
- a CDS encoding dipeptidase encodes MKKLLIFSFLLGGIALKSMAQTDYKKIHEDLIVVDGHNDVIITSILPGKDISKRLKSDHTDLPRLKEGGVDVQVFAVWSDDKKWKKNAFKHANDQIDALEKVIFKNPEKIELAKNSSDIQRIIEVGKIAALIGIEGGNMIEGSEANLEALYNRGARYLTLTWNYNLPWVTAAAEEVKTKGSKGKGLTEQGKNIIRKMNELGMMVDLSHAGEQTFYDVLSITTKPVLVSHSNAAALTPHYRNLKDAQLEALKKNGGVIGVNFYSEFLDSKYVKRVRDLYFKSHKKDSVNRKYSIGKMYSALSAKQKHLANAPFEKVLEHIDYLVKKVGIDHVAIGSDFDGIESPPQGLEDVSKFPVLTKALLERGYSEEDVAKIMGQNFLRLLRENEGE; translated from the coding sequence ATGAAAAAGCTACTCATATTTTCATTCCTATTAGGAGGAATTGCTTTAAAAAGCATGGCTCAAACCGATTATAAAAAGATCCATGAGGATTTGATCGTTGTAGATGGTCATAATGATGTTATTATAACGAGCATTCTTCCTGGGAAAGACATCAGCAAGCGGTTAAAAAGCGATCATACAGATCTACCTAGATTGAAAGAAGGAGGAGTGGATGTTCAAGTATTTGCTGTTTGGTCGGATGATAAGAAGTGGAAAAAGAATGCATTTAAACATGCCAACGATCAGATTGACGCATTGGAAAAGGTCATTTTCAAGAATCCCGAGAAAATTGAGCTGGCCAAGAATTCCTCGGATATTCAAAGGATTATTGAAGTTGGTAAGATAGCTGCTTTAATTGGTATTGAAGGTGGAAATATGATCGAGGGCAGTGAAGCCAACTTAGAAGCCTTGTATAATCGTGGGGCTAGATACCTGACCTTGACTTGGAACTATAACCTTCCGTGGGTCACTGCGGCTGCTGAGGAGGTTAAGACAAAAGGAAGCAAAGGGAAAGGGCTGACAGAGCAAGGGAAAAATATTATCCGTAAGATGAATGAATTGGGCATGATGGTAGACCTTTCACATGCTGGCGAGCAAACTTTCTATGATGTGTTGAGCATAACGACGAAACCAGTTTTGGTATCCCATAGCAATGCTGCGGCTTTGACTCCACACTATCGCAACCTCAAGGATGCTCAGTTGGAAGCCTTGAAGAAGAATGGAGGGGTTATAGGCGTCAATTTTTATTCAGAATTTTTGGATTCCAAATACGTAAAGCGGGTTCGAGACCTATATTTTAAATCTCATAAAAAAGACAGCGTCAACAGGAAATATTCTATTGGAAAAATGTATTCCGCTCTTTCCGCAAAGCAGAAACACTTGGCAAATGCCCCTTTTGAGAAAGTTTTGGAACATATTGATTATTTAGTTAAAAAAGTTGGGATAGACCATGTTGCTATTGGTTCTGATTTCGATGGTATCGAGTCTCCACCTCAAGGGTTGGAAGATGTTTCTAAGTTTCCGGTATTGACCAAAGCGTTGCTGGAAAGAGGATATAGTGAAGAAGATGTAGCCAAAATAATGGGGCAGAATTTCTTGAGGCTTTTAAGGGAGAATGAGGGGGAATAG
- a CDS encoding serine hydrolase — protein MGFDRFDPKKGADYPSKLANSSVYGHTGYTGTCIWVDPSNQFIYIFLSNRVHPQVSTKIYDLNVRSRIQDVIYETIFNAK, from the coding sequence TTGGGATTTGACAGATTTGATCCCAAAAAAGGTGCTGATTACCCTTCGAAACTAGCGAATTCATCTGTATATGGACATACTGGGTATACAGGAACATGTATATGGGTAGATCCTAGCAATCAATTTATCTATATATTCCTTTCCAACAGAGTCCATCCGCAAGTATCCACCAAAATCTACGACTTGAATGTCAGGAGCAGGATTCAAGACGTTATTTATGAGACTATCTTTAACGCTAAATAA
- a CDS encoding serine hydrolase domain-containing protein has protein sequence MTNQIDAIAKDAIEQLAAPGMMVMAIKDGQVIFEKAYGSHTYDKKQANSIYDIYDLASISKIAGTTPVVMHLQENNIIHLDSTMGHYLWQAKNSNKANITLRTVLLHEAGFTPFIPFYKNLKPGDLQTTASATHQVKVADNAYLKNNYYRDVMWPEMLNSTVKPIGNYVYSDISMYVMKEVSEHETSTPMQDYVQEILYQPIGMKTAGYLPRDRFNKNQIVPTQQDTAFRKVLLQGYVHDEGAAMAGGVAGHAGLFASANDLAIYGQLLLNRGEYGGVRYFRPETIDLFTSKQSKNKSPWLGI, from the coding sequence ATGACCAATCAAATTGACGCAATTGCCAAAGATGCTATAGAACAACTTGCTGCTCCAGGTATGATGGTCATGGCCATTAAGGACGGACAGGTAATTTTTGAAAAGGCATACGGTAGCCACACCTATGATAAAAAACAAGCCAATAGCATTTATGACATCTACGATCTTGCTTCAATCAGCAAGATAGCTGGGACGACGCCTGTTGTCATGCATCTGCAGGAAAATAATATCATCCATCTAGACAGTACGATGGGTCATTATCTATGGCAAGCAAAAAACAGCAACAAAGCCAATATCACTTTAAGGACAGTTTTGTTGCATGAGGCGGGATTTACTCCATTTATTCCTTTTTATAAGAATTTAAAACCTGGAGATCTCCAAACAACAGCCTCAGCAACCCATCAGGTAAAGGTTGCTGACAATGCCTATCTGAAAAACAATTATTATAGGGATGTAATGTGGCCAGAGATGTTGAATTCAACAGTGAAGCCTATCGGCAACTATGTATATTCAGACATCAGTATGTATGTTATGAAGGAGGTTTCAGAACATGAGACATCTACTCCTATGCAAGATTATGTTCAGGAAATTCTGTATCAGCCTATTGGGATGAAAACTGCGGGCTACTTACCTAGGGACCGTTTCAATAAAAATCAAATAGTTCCTACTCAACAAGACACCGCCTTTAGAAAAGTATTATTGCAGGGTTATGTCCATGATGAAGGTGCTGCTATGGCTGGTGGAGTTGCAGGACATGCTGGACTATTTGCCTCGGCCAATGATTTGGCTATTTATGGTCAGTTATTGTTGAATAGAGGTGAATATGGTGGTGTTCGATATTTCAGACCTGAGACAATCGATTTATTTACATCAAAACAATCTAAAAACAAGTCGCCGTGGCTTGGGATTTGA
- a CDS encoding exodeoxyribonuclease VII large subunit, whose protein sequence is MPELVDNKTVFTLLEVSRSIQKTIADRYKSLYWIKAEMNKLNHYSHSGHCYPELLEKKEGKVVAEMRSILWKMDYQRINKQFKEVLGEPLREGITMLFQAGISYDPLYGFSLKIVDIDPHIRFG, encoded by the coding sequence ATGCCAGAATTAGTGGATAACAAAACTGTATTTACCTTATTGGAGGTGTCGAGAAGCATTCAAAAGACGATTGCAGACCGATATAAAAGCCTTTATTGGATAAAAGCAGAAATGAATAAACTCAACCATTATTCCCACTCCGGTCATTGTTATCCCGAATTATTAGAAAAAAAAGAAGGTAAGGTCGTGGCTGAAATGCGCTCCATCCTTTGGAAAATGGACTATCAGCGCATAAACAAGCAATTTAAAGAGGTTTTAGGAGAACCACTGCGCGAAGGTATCACCATGCTCTTTCAGGCAGGGATATCCTATGACCCTTTATATGGCTTCAGCCTGAAAATCGTTGACATTGATCCCCACATTCGTTTTGGGTGA
- the xseA gene encoding exodeoxyribonuclease VII large subunit, producing the protein MIPTFVLGELEKEKKESIKNLQEEGIFDANRRLPFPLIPKRLAIISVETSKGLSDFFKIIDGNPWGYKIEYTLFPALLQGDKSISSIIKQLEVIADRLENFDTVAIIRGGGGDVGLSSYNNYFLSKAIAIFPIPVLTGIGHSTNETVSEMVAYKNAITPSELADFLLQKFHNFAIPVDQAQERIVRAVRSTFDDESAKLKHIISAISWNSKTRLLKDKSLINNLQNHLIRHSRQKIKENQSQLQHIERILGIVNPIHILKRGFSIVRIDGKSVHKLDQVEVGSQLVIQLEDGKLISKVIQKDEQNGK; encoded by the coding sequence TTGATCCCCACATTCGTTTTGGGTGAGTTGGAAAAGGAAAAAAAGGAAAGCATCAAAAATCTCCAAGAGGAAGGAATATTTGATGCCAACAGAAGATTGCCTTTTCCGTTGATTCCAAAAAGGCTCGCAATAATTTCAGTTGAAACAAGTAAAGGACTGTCTGACTTCTTTAAAATTATAGATGGTAACCCCTGGGGATACAAAATAGAATATACCCTCTTTCCAGCACTATTACAAGGTGATAAATCCATCAGTTCTATAATCAAGCAATTGGAAGTAATTGCAGATAGATTGGAGAATTTTGATACCGTTGCCATAATTCGAGGTGGTGGGGGTGACGTAGGACTGAGTTCATATAATAATTACTTTTTATCCAAGGCGATAGCAATTTTCCCTATCCCTGTTTTAACGGGTATTGGACACTCAACTAATGAGACGGTCAGCGAAATGGTCGCTTACAAAAATGCAATTACTCCAAGTGAATTGGCAGATTTCCTGTTGCAGAAATTCCATAATTTCGCAATTCCAGTCGATCAAGCCCAAGAAAGGATTGTAAGAGCAGTACGTAGTACCTTTGATGATGAAAGCGCAAAATTAAAGCATATCATCTCAGCAATCTCTTGGAACAGTAAAACAAGGTTGCTCAAAGACAAGTCCCTAATCAATAACCTACAAAATCACCTGATCCGCCATAGTAGACAAAAAATTAAAGAAAATCAATCGCAATTACAACATATTGAGCGTATACTAGGAATTGTAAACCCAATTCATATCCTCAAAAGAGGATTCAGTATTGTAAGAATAGATGGAAAATCCGTCCATAAATTAGACCAGGTAGAAGTAGGATCCCAATTAGTAATCCAGCTCGAAGACGGTAAACTGATTTCAAAAGTTATACAAAAAGATGAACAAAATGGAAAATAA
- the xseB gene encoding exodeoxyribonuclease VII small subunit, with protein sequence MENKYTYKDAFEELQNIVADIEDGEIAVDELTEKINRASELLTICKAKLTASEAEVEKLLQKLEKEND encoded by the coding sequence ATGGAAAATAAATATACCTATAAAGATGCTTTCGAAGAACTACAAAACATCGTTGCTGATATTGAAGATGGTGAAATTGCAGTCGACGAACTAACCGAAAAAATCAATAGAGCATCTGAACTGCTGACAATCTGTAAAGCGAAACTAACAGCTTCCGAAGCCGAAGTAGAAAAACTCCTGCAAAAACTGGAAAAGGAAAATGATTAG
- a CDS encoding TonB-dependent receptor has protein sequence MLRNIYILLFSVLFPLCSLAQVYTLSGSIKDSKGEPMANVSIEVKDNISFNTFSDEQGLFVISNLPKGTYQLQFSHVGLNPISRTFRIESDRETQIVFSQDEINIDEVHVTAKESKNISTSSIITRDAMQHLQPSSIADILELLPGGRTGTHALDQVRGINLRTPTNASMSGYSTNSLGTMFSVDGMSLNSQSMIDPTQGFGIGVPNNNRNTSNIGVDMRTIATDNIQSVEIIRGIPSVEYGNLTSGVVLIERINGYEPWSARFKSDGYSKLFNLGKGFDLNQYKLNFDAGYLNSLKKVSDIFNGYKRINASIRGEKFWNLNRYRLIWSHNVDFNTTIDNERFDPDNDYALTDRYNNSVQRITVGNSVKIFSSNPKGAFRNATFSVNVNHSSNQIDVDKLVQPLAVNVLMNSLIAGSHEMSFLSSKYVTNMQIDSRPLDVNLKAVSNWNVKALVKHQIKGGIEYSYAKNLGKGQQYDLNKPLNMTITARPRDFSKIPAMSNLALFAEDRFFINFGKVLFENNLGIRAFTLLNLDNRYHIDGKIYLEPRYNAKLHLPQTSLFGKNLKSNIFAGYGIQTLMPNQNLLYPALHYNDITELSFYPNNPEHRLAWGMTNIYDPTNFNLKPAKNFKWEVGTQFDLEGNTFSINYFNEKMNNGLRDVTLFNPIAFTKYDVNSVDPSTITAKPSIEDFTGENQAQYHSYTKNENGSLTEKNGIEYQFTSRRIKGINTRFTINGAWLKINNRNIQPVYSVIDQNLVTDGKVRQYIASYRNGSSGGTYESFNTNLTADSYLPKLGFNLSVSVQSLWYNSSQRLFRDDLPIGYYDIDQNYHEYTEADRYDPILRNFDLKTDPYTYYKFTQPIDLLVNVKATKVIKEKIRIAMFVNRLFIYKPNYTQHGHYFIRRNNAEDNPYFGMELNIKI, from the coding sequence TTGTTAAGAAACATCTACATATTATTGTTTTCTGTATTATTTCCCCTTTGCAGCCTTGCTCAGGTTTATACATTATCTGGTTCTATCAAAGACAGTAAGGGCGAACCTATGGCTAATGTTTCTATCGAAGTAAAAGATAACATAAGCTTTAATACCTTTTCTGATGAACAGGGATTATTTGTCATATCAAACCTCCCGAAAGGAACTTATCAACTTCAATTTTCTCATGTAGGACTAAATCCGATTTCTAGAACCTTCCGAATAGAAAGCGATAGAGAAACGCAGATTGTTTTCAGTCAAGATGAAATAAACATTGATGAAGTCCATGTCACGGCAAAGGAATCCAAAAATATCAGTACCAGCTCCATAATCACCAGAGATGCCATGCAGCACCTGCAACCATCAAGTATTGCTGATATACTGGAGTTATTGCCAGGTGGTAGAACTGGAACTCACGCTTTAGATCAGGTGAGGGGAATCAATTTGAGAACCCCAACCAATGCTTCAATGTCTGGTTATTCAACAAATTCTTTAGGAACAATGTTCTCGGTGGATGGAATGAGTCTGAACTCACAGTCCATGATCGACCCTACCCAAGGATTTGGAATTGGTGTGCCTAATAATAATAGAAACACATCAAATATTGGAGTGGATATGCGAACAATCGCAACCGATAACATTCAAAGTGTAGAAATTATACGTGGTATTCCATCTGTTGAATATGGAAATCTAACCAGTGGGGTAGTGTTGATCGAAAGAATAAATGGATATGAACCTTGGTCAGCAAGATTTAAATCCGACGGATACAGCAAGTTGTTCAACTTAGGAAAAGGGTTTGACTTAAATCAGTACAAACTTAATTTTGATGCGGGCTATCTCAACTCACTCAAAAAAGTATCAGATATCTTTAATGGTTACAAACGTATTAACGCTTCCATTCGTGGTGAAAAATTCTGGAACTTAAACCGATATCGATTAATTTGGAGTCATAATGTAGATTTCAATACCACTATTGACAATGAAAGATTTGACCCAGATAATGATTATGCTTTAACAGATCGTTATAATAATTCGGTACAAAGAATTACCGTGGGCAATAGTGTGAAAATATTCTCCTCTAATCCTAAAGGAGCGTTCCGTAATGCTACATTTTCAGTGAATGTCAATCATTCGTCCAATCAAATCGATGTAGACAAGTTAGTGCAGCCACTTGCTGTTAATGTGTTAATGAACTCTTTGATTGCAGGTAGTCATGAAATGTCCTTTCTGTCTTCAAAGTATGTTACGAATATGCAAATTGATAGCCGACCACTTGACGTCAACCTAAAAGCAGTCAGCAATTGGAATGTGAAAGCATTAGTAAAGCATCAAATAAAAGGAGGAATAGAATATTCCTATGCCAAAAACTTGGGAAAAGGTCAGCAATATGATTTAAATAAACCATTGAACATGACCATTACAGCAAGACCGCGCGATTTTAGCAAGATTCCTGCGATGAGCAATTTGGCATTATTTGCTGAAGATAGATTCTTTATCAACTTTGGCAAGGTGTTGTTTGAAAATAATCTGGGTATTAGAGCATTCACACTACTAAATTTAGATAACAGATATCATATCGATGGCAAAATATACCTTGAGCCAAGATATAATGCTAAGCTTCATTTACCCCAAACTAGCCTATTCGGAAAAAATCTAAAGTCAAATATATTCGCAGGCTATGGAATTCAAACTTTGATGCCAAACCAGAATCTATTATACCCTGCATTGCATTATAACGATATTACAGAACTTTCTTTTTACCCAAATAATCCTGAACACAGGCTAGCATGGGGAATGACTAACATATATGACCCAACAAACTTTAATTTAAAGCCTGCAAAAAATTTTAAATGGGAAGTAGGAACACAGTTTGATCTCGAAGGAAATACATTTTCCATCAACTATTTTAATGAGAAAATGAACAATGGATTACGAGATGTCACCCTGTTCAATCCAATTGCATTTACAAAATATGACGTTAATTCTGTAGACCCATCAACGATAACTGCAAAACCTTCTATCGAAGATTTTACCGGAGAAAATCAAGCCCAATACCATAGTTATACAAAAAATGAGAATGGTAGTCTAACAGAAAAAAATGGTATTGAATATCAATTTACCTCAAGACGGATAAAAGGAATCAATACCAGATTTACAATCAATGGAGCATGGTTGAAAATAAATAATAGAAATATTCAACCCGTATATTCCGTAATAGATCAAAATTTAGTGACCGACGGAAAAGTGAGACAATACATTGCTTCTTATAGAAATGGAAGTTCAGGGGGTACTTATGAATCATTCAACACCAATCTGACGGCGGATTCTTACCTACCGAAATTAGGTTTTAATCTATCTGTTTCTGTACAAAGCTTATGGTATAATTCATCCCAAAGATTGTTTAGAGACGATTTGCCAATTGGTTATTATGATATTGACCAAAATTATCATGAGTATACGGAGGCTGACCGGTATGATCCAATTCTTAGGAATTTTGACCTTAAAACGGATCCTTATACTTATTATAAATTCACACAACCCATCGATCTACTGGTCAATGTGAAAGCAACAAAAGTTATCAAGGAAAAAATCAGAATAGCCATGTTCGTAAATAGGCTTTTTATTTACAAACCTAATTATACTCAACATGGACACTATTTTATCAGAAGAAATAATGCGGAAGATAACCCCTATTTCGGTATGGAATTAAATATTAAAATATAA
- a CDS encoding DUF4876 domain-containing protein, producing MKNTSLFKWLCFGLMLFSLSSCMKDEFLESRSNVFIELDNSKLVGEYSISNVNIQLQEINSEVITSSTLGTGADTAKANLTYGTYTATLNGEITIKVNGADKKMELKARKSNIVVNSETTNITLQTFLSDPTANFVFKEIFFTGNLTPEGKVYNGDKYFIVHNNSNDTLYADGMFLAQSQFLTTTKRVYTPDVMKDAFTSSEIILLPGTGKQYPVAPGEDIIIANNAINHTEANPNSFDLSKANFEIELIKNINIDNPQVPNATNVAGNLLMTVQGNKSYVMGRFPERMDAEKFKTENAYNFSYVAVNGAVIKNDSYKIPNSYILDAVNVSQKTGFEWLVTSETLDMGWTYAGDKTDERYGKAVIRKPLGVLDNGKPFLQDTNNSTVDFNHATPYSLK from the coding sequence ATGAAAAATACATCCCTTTTTAAATGGCTTTGCTTTGGACTAATGCTGTTTTCCTTGAGTTCATGTATGAAAGATGAATTTTTGGAATCTCGCTCCAATGTCTTTATTGAATTAGACAATTCAAAATTAGTGGGCGAATACAGCATCAGCAATGTCAATATCCAATTACAAGAGATAAACTCCGAAGTTATTACTTCCTCAACACTAGGAACAGGAGCAGACACCGCTAAAGCAAATCTAACTTACGGCACATATACAGCAACTTTAAATGGAGAAATCACCATAAAAGTTAATGGCGCCGACAAAAAAATGGAACTGAAAGCTCGCAAATCCAATATTGTAGTAAACTCCGAAACAACAAATATTACACTGCAAACTTTCCTGTCAGATCCAACAGCAAATTTCGTGTTCAAAGAAATCTTCTTCACAGGAAACCTGACACCTGAAGGAAAAGTATATAATGGTGACAAGTATTTTATTGTCCATAATAATTCAAATGATACATTGTATGCTGATGGAATGTTCCTTGCTCAATCCCAGTTTTTGACCACTACAAAAAGAGTCTATACCCCTGATGTCATGAAAGATGCTTTCACATCTTCAGAAATCATCTTGCTGCCCGGAACCGGAAAACAATACCCTGTAGCGCCAGGCGAAGATATTATCATCGCAAATAATGCAATAAACCATACTGAAGCAAATCCTAATTCCTTCGATTTGAGTAAGGCAAATTTTGAAATTGAACTCATCAAAAACATCAATATCGATAATCCGCAAGTGCCAAATGCAACCAATGTTGCAGGGAATTTATTGATGACCGTGCAGGGCAATAAATCCTATGTGATGGGTAGATTCCCTGAAAGAATGGATGCAGAAAAATTCAAAACTGAAAATGCTTATAACTTTAGTTACGTAGCCGTAAATGGCGCTGTGATCAAAAATGATTCCTATAAAATCCCAAACAGCTATATCCTAGATGCGGTCAATGTTTCTCAAAAAACAGGTTTTGAATGGTTGGTGACTTCCGAAACATTAGACATGGGATGGACTTACGCAGGTGATAAAACTGATGAAAGATATGGAAAAGCTGTCATTAGAAAACCATTAGGTGTATTGGACAACGGAAAACCTTTCTTGCAGGACACCAATAATTCAACCGTTGATTTTAACCATGCCACTCCATATTCATTGAAATAA
- a CDS encoding DUF6850 family outer membrane beta-barrel protein, which produces MRKLMSIGILSCLFAFSANAQDSLQLHLQGIKERVSQGRAIRNDFYKLPALRPFQYKQSMTPVDISYFSDNKELYNYQIGSGDKGFRIKTDSYIKNSFPNLTLWGYATYEKC; this is translated from the coding sequence ATGAGAAAATTGATGTCCATAGGTATCCTCAGTTGTTTATTTGCCTTTTCCGCAAATGCACAAGACTCCCTGCAATTACATTTGCAAGGAATCAAGGAAAGGGTTAGTCAAGGCAGGGCAATCAGGAATGATTTCTATAAATTACCTGCGCTCAGACCTTTTCAATATAAACAATCTATGACACCTGTGGACATTTCATACTTTTCTGATAATAAGGAACTATATAATTATCAAATAGGATCAGGAGATAAAGGATTTAGGATTAAAACAGACTCATATATTAAGAATTCATTCCCTAATCTCACCCTGTGGGGATATGCAACCTATGAAAAATGTTAA